The Sagittula sp. P11 genome window below encodes:
- a CDS encoding phosphatidylglycerophosphatase A encodes MKWIASVGGIGFLRPASGTWGSLAALPMAYVIHLIGGFWLLLALSVVVFFAGLKATEALTRTGDHDPSWIVIDEVVGQWIAIMPVSFGAGMMGIEVWRLWPGWVSGFVLFRLFDIWKPWLVGRADRRGDALGVMLDDVIAGVFAALVSIVLAALYHGTLM; translated from the coding sequence ATGAAGTGGATCGCATCCGTCGGCGGCATCGGCTTCCTGCGCCCCGCCTCCGGCACCTGGGGCTCGCTCGCGGCGCTGCCCATGGCCTACGTCATCCACCTGATCGGCGGCTTCTGGCTGCTGCTGGCGCTCAGCGTGGTCGTGTTCTTTGCGGGCCTCAAGGCGACAGAGGCGCTGACCCGCACGGGCGACCACGATCCGTCGTGGATCGTCATCGACGAGGTTGTGGGCCAGTGGATCGCAATCATGCCGGTCAGCTTCGGCGCGGGCATGATGGGGATCGAGGTCTGGAGACTGTGGCCCGGCTGGGTCTCCGGCTTCGTGCTGTTCCGGCTGTTCGACATCTGGAAACCGTGGCTGGTGGGCCGTGCCGACCGGCGCGGCGATGCGCTTGGCGTGATGCTTGATGACGTGATCGCAGGCGTCTTCGCGGCACTCGTCTCCATCGTTCTGGCCGCCCTCTACCATGGGACATTGATGTGA
- a CDS encoding cytochrome c has product MKKTITVLAALAVCATAATAQDLPQPVKARQGQFNILALNLGVLGGMAKGAVEYDAEAAQAAADNIAAVASLHQAAMWAEGTDTMSIDGTRAQPVIWEQMDDFNSKWEDLGTAATEMASAAGTGQEALGPMLGKVGGACKACHDTYRAPE; this is encoded by the coding sequence ATGAAGAAAACCATTACCGTTCTCGCAGCGCTGGCCGTTTGCGCCACAGCCGCAACCGCGCAGGATCTGCCGCAGCCGGTCAAGGCACGGCAGGGTCAGTTCAACATCCTCGCATTGAACCTCGGCGTGCTGGGCGGAATGGCAAAGGGCGCGGTCGAATACGATGCGGAGGCTGCACAGGCGGCCGCCGACAACATCGCCGCCGTCGCCAGCCTGCACCAGGCCGCGATGTGGGCCGAGGGCACCGATACCATGTCCATCGACGGCACCCGCGCGCAGCCGGTGATCTGGGAACAGATGGACGACTTCAATTCGAAGTGGGAAGACCTCGGCACCGCGGCGACCGAGATGGCCTCTGCCGCTGGAACCGGGCAGGAAGCGCTCGGACCGATGCTGGGCAAGGTCGGCGGCGCCTGCAAGGCGTGCCACGACACGTACCGCGCGCCGGAATAA
- a CDS encoding type II toxin-antitoxin system RatA family toxin — MPTHSETRKLPYTAQQMYDLVADVANYPKFLPWTAAARIRSHQTEGDHEVMLADLVISFKVFRERFGSRVTLWPDDMRIHTEYLDGPFHHMESKWGFTDVDGGCEVSFFVDFEFRNRILQGAAGMFFYEAMQRIVRAFERRAAELYG; from the coding sequence ATGCCTACCCATTCCGAGACCCGCAAACTCCCGTACACCGCCCAGCAGATGTACGATCTGGTCGCCGACGTGGCCAACTACCCGAAGTTCCTGCCGTGGACGGCGGCCGCCCGGATTCGGTCTCACCAGACGGAGGGCGACCACGAGGTGATGCTTGCGGACCTCGTGATCTCTTTCAAGGTGTTCCGCGAACGCTTCGGATCGCGCGTGACGCTGTGGCCGGACGACATGCGGATCCACACCGAATACCTCGACGGCCCGTTCCACCACATGGAATCGAAGTGGGGCTTCACCGATGTCGACGGCGGCTGCGAGGTCTCCTTCTTCGTGGATTTCGAGTTCCGGAACCGCATCCTCCAGGGCGCGGCCGGCATGTTCTTCTACGAAGCGATGCAGCGTATCGTGCGCGCCTTCGAACGCCGCGCCGCCGAGCTTTACGGCTGA
- a CDS encoding cytochrome c, with amino-acid sequence MRSFLKVLVPIAIIAVGIGLWLTAPSRVDAARFEALTGDPARGETVFTAAGCASCHHAPESEDKLVLAGGQAFPSDFGTFYAPNISPSESGIGGWSIVDLANAVTRGVSPEGEHLYPAFPYTSYTKMEDQDVADLHAYIMSLEPSDTASKPHDVGFPFNIRRSLGGWKLLFFSDDYVMPAGDNERGRYLAETLAHCGECHTPRNALGGLDKGRWLAGAPNPSGQGTIPALTPDKLTWSATDVAYYLETGFTPDFDSVGGHMAEVVDNFSKLSAEDRTAVANYIKALPAP; translated from the coding sequence ATGCGCAGCTTTCTGAAAGTCCTGGTCCCGATCGCGATCATCGCGGTCGGGATCGGTTTGTGGCTGACCGCGCCGTCGCGCGTCGATGCCGCCCGGTTCGAGGCGTTGACCGGTGATCCGGCGCGTGGCGAGACGGTGTTCACCGCCGCCGGTTGCGCATCCTGTCACCATGCGCCCGAGAGCGAGGATAAGCTGGTTCTGGCCGGCGGTCAGGCCTTCCCGTCCGATTTCGGCACCTTCTACGCGCCCAACATCTCGCCGTCAGAGTCGGGAATCGGCGGCTGGTCCATCGTCGATCTCGCCAATGCCGTGACCCGGGGCGTGTCGCCGGAGGGCGAGCACCTGTACCCGGCCTTCCCCTACACCTCCTACACCAAGATGGAGGATCAGGATGTCGCGGACCTGCACGCCTACATCATGTCGCTGGAACCGTCCGACACCGCGTCCAAACCGCACGATGTCGGCTTTCCGTTCAACATCCGGCGGTCGCTGGGGGGCTGGAAGCTCCTGTTCTTCTCGGACGACTACGTGATGCCCGCGGGCGACAACGAGCGAGGCCGCTACCTGGCCGAGACCTTGGCCCATTGCGGCGAATGCCATACCCCGCGCAATGCGCTTGGCGGGCTGGACAAGGGACGCTGGCTGGCTGGCGCGCCCAACCCGTCCGGACAGGGCACGATACCGGCGTTGACGCCGGACAAGCTGACCTGGTCGGCGACCGACGTGGCCTACTACCTCGAAACCGGGTTCACACCGGACTTCGACAGCGTGGGCGGGCACATGGCCGAGGTGGTGGACAACTTCTCCAAGCTGTCGGCAGAGGACCGGACCGCCGTTGCCAACTACATCAAGGCGCTGCCCGCGCCCTGA
- the hpt gene encoding hypoxanthine phosphoribosyltransferase, with protein MSDRPYVVDEMISAKAIAARIEALAQEITRAFAGTEKLVVVGLLRGSFVFIADLVRELRLPVEVDFLEASSYGNTMESSREVRILKDLRSGIEGRDVLVVEDIVDTGHTLNHVMHLLRGRKPARLKTIALLDKPARREVDFKADWIGFEIPDEFVVGYGIDYAQRNRNLPYIGKVRFTEDMSKSA; from the coding sequence ATGTCAGACCGTCCTTATGTCGTAGACGAGATGATCTCGGCCAAGGCCATTGCCGCACGGATCGAGGCGCTCGCACAGGAAATCACGCGGGCTTTCGCCGGAACTGAAAAACTGGTCGTCGTCGGGCTGTTGCGTGGCAGTTTCGTCTTCATCGCCGACCTGGTGCGCGAGCTGCGCCTGCCCGTCGAGGTCGATTTTCTCGAGGCGTCCTCATACGGAAACACGATGGAATCGAGCCGCGAGGTGCGTATCCTGAAGGACCTGCGTTCCGGTATCGAAGGGCGCGACGTGCTGGTGGTGGAGGACATCGTCGACACCGGCCACACGCTGAACCACGTCATGCACCTTCTGCGCGGACGCAAACCGGCGCGGCTGAAAACCATCGCCCTGCTGGACAAGCCTGCGCGGCGCGAGGTCGATTTCAAGGCCGACTGGATCGGCTTCGAGATCCCGGACGAATTCGTGGTGGGCTACGGAATCGACTATGCGCAACGCAACCGTAACCTTCCTTACATCGGCAAGGTCCGGTTTACCGAGGACATGTCGAAAAGCGCGTGA
- a CDS encoding MmgE/PrpD family protein: MSATDQILTAAAAALDHPDAREVMRLSTADWLACGVAGRHEPVAQSVRALVESEGGQGQATLFGSGRGPARAVALLNGAASHALDYDDTHFAHIGHPSVAVLPAALAVGEMQGTRLSGVIDAALVGCEASIRFGVLFGRAHYQAGFHQTATAGAFGATVAAARLLDLSPDATRHALSLVSTRASGLKSQFGTMGKPFNAGIAASNGVEAALLAQAGFTSASQALGGENGFLATHHCDGTAEQQADPWMLSISHKFHACCHGLHATLEALATLPGTDPASISAIEVITHPRWLTVCHIPEPQTGLQLKFSYRAIVAAALLGHDTARLDTYTDALCHDAGLVALRDKVEVRADETLAETEAVVRIETPGGITEAHHDLDAPMSVDSRKARLAGKVAALVGEDVADAIWQAIEADDLSSISALM, from the coding sequence ATGTCCGCAACCGATCAGATTCTGACTGCCGCGGCTGCTGCCTTGGACCATCCCGACGCGCGCGAGGTCATGCGCCTGTCGACAGCGGACTGGCTCGCCTGCGGCGTCGCCGGGCGCCACGAACCCGTCGCGCAGAGCGTGCGCGCGCTGGTCGAAAGCGAAGGTGGGCAGGGCCAGGCAACCTTGTTCGGATCGGGCAGGGGACCCGCGCGCGCTGTGGCCCTGCTGAATGGCGCGGCCTCTCACGCGCTCGACTATGACGACACCCATTTTGCTCACATCGGCCATCCATCGGTGGCCGTACTGCCCGCCGCGCTCGCCGTCGGCGAGATGCAGGGTACACGCCTGTCCGGGGTCATCGACGCGGCGCTTGTCGGTTGCGAAGCGTCGATCCGGTTTGGCGTGCTCTTCGGTCGTGCGCATTACCAGGCGGGGTTCCACCAGACCGCGACCGCCGGCGCATTCGGCGCAACCGTGGCCGCCGCCCGCCTGCTCGACCTCTCGCCCGACGCCACCAGGCATGCGCTGTCGTTGGTCTCGACCCGAGCTTCTGGGCTGAAGTCGCAGTTCGGCACGATGGGAAAGCCCTTCAATGCCGGTATTGCCGCCTCAAATGGGGTGGAGGCCGCACTTCTGGCGCAGGCGGGTTTCACCTCTGCGTCGCAGGCTCTGGGCGGTGAAAACGGTTTCTTGGCTACGCATCACTGCGACGGCACCGCGGAGCAACAGGCCGATCCGTGGATGCTCTCGATCAGCCACAAGTTCCACGCCTGTTGCCACGGTCTGCACGCCACGCTGGAGGCCCTGGCCACTCTGCCGGGCACGGATCCGGCATCCATCAGCGCAATCGAGGTCATCACACATCCGCGCTGGCTGACCGTCTGTCACATCCCGGAACCGCAGACCGGCCTGCAACTGAAGTTCTCTTACCGGGCCATCGTCGCCGCCGCGTTGCTGGGACACGACACCGCCCGGCTGGACACCTACACGGACGCGCTTTGCCACGATGCCGGTCTCGTCGCGTTGCGCGACAAGGTCGAGGTCCGCGCCGATGAGACCCTCGCAGAGACGGAAGCCGTGGTCCGCATCGAAACACCCGGTGGCATCACCGAAGCGCACCACGATCTGGATGCGCCCATGTCTGTCGACAGTCGCAAGGCACGGCTTGCCGGGAAGGTGGCCGCATTGGTCGGCGAGGATGTGGCAGATGCGATCTGGCAGGCCATCGAAGCCGACGATCTGTCTTCGATCTCCGCCCTGATGTAG
- a CDS encoding catalase yields MSKRQTTTAGAPVPTNETSRTAGPRGPLLLEDYQLIEKLAHQNRERIPERAVHAKGWGLQGTFTVTHDITKYTRAALFSKVGNTCDVLSRWSTVAGELGAADAERDVRGFSLKFYTEEGNWDMVGNNTPIFFVRDAYKFPDFIRTQKRHPKTNMRSPEAMFDFWAGQPESVHQVTILMSDRGIPKNPAHMHGYGSHTFSMWNDAGERHWVKFHFRCQQPIENYTNEEAKKIIGETRESFQEDLFNMVSEGKFPKWKLFIQIMKEGEEDKFPFNPFDLTKVWPHADYPLIEVGELEMHTIPENYFQMVENAAYSPSNVVPGIGFSPDKMLQARIFSYADAHRYRLGTHYEALPANAPKAPVAHYHKDGAMRFFQNDTGNPNAYYEPNQYEDAPRPDPSVTEPPMRIDAEAYRHPQEVTDDDFVQPRALYKDVLSDDERKRLHQNMAGAMAPCSDSVKERWYAVLERVHPDYAKGVREAAESAPALPVTPDTPIKAAE; encoded by the coding sequence ATGTCCAAACGTCAGACCACAACCGCAGGTGCACCAGTCCCGACGAACGAAACATCGCGGACCGCCGGACCGCGCGGCCCGCTGCTGCTCGAGGACTACCAGCTGATCGAGAAGCTGGCCCACCAGAACCGCGAGCGCATCCCCGAACGCGCTGTCCACGCCAAGGGCTGGGGTCTGCAGGGCACCTTCACCGTGACGCATGACATCACGAAATACACCCGCGCGGCGCTGTTCTCCAAGGTCGGCAACACCTGCGACGTCCTTTCCCGCTGGTCCACGGTTGCTGGCGAGCTGGGCGCGGCGGATGCTGAACGCGACGTGCGCGGCTTCTCCCTGAAGTTCTACACCGAGGAAGGCAACTGGGACATGGTGGGCAACAACACCCCCATCTTCTTCGTCCGCGACGCCTACAAGTTCCCCGATTTCATCCGCACGCAAAAGCGCCACCCGAAGACCAACATGCGTTCGCCCGAGGCGATGTTCGACTTCTGGGCCGGGCAGCCGGAATCGGTGCACCAGGTCACGATCCTGATGTCCGACCGCGGCATCCCGAAAAACCCCGCGCATATGCACGGCTACGGTTCGCACACCTTCTCCATGTGGAACGACGCAGGTGAGCGGCACTGGGTGAAGTTCCATTTCCGCTGCCAGCAGCCGATCGAGAACTACACCAACGAGGAAGCCAAGAAGATCATCGGCGAGACGCGCGAGAGCTTCCAGGAAGACCTCTTCAACATGGTCTCCGAGGGCAAGTTCCCGAAGTGGAAGCTCTTCATTCAGATCATGAAGGAAGGCGAGGAGGACAAGTTCCCCTTCAATCCCTTCGATCTGACAAAAGTCTGGCCGCACGCCGACTACCCGCTGATCGAAGTGGGCGAACTGGAGATGCACACCATCCCCGAGAACTACTTCCAGATGGTGGAGAACGCCGCCTATTCGCCCTCGAACGTGGTGCCGGGCATCGGTTTCTCGCCGGACAAGATGCTGCAGGCGCGGATCTTCTCTTACGCCGACGCGCACCGTTACCGGCTTGGCACACATTACGAGGCCCTGCCCGCCAACGCGCCCAAGGCCCCCGTGGCGCACTACCACAAGGACGGCGCGATGCGGTTCTTCCAGAACGACACGGGCAATCCCAACGCCTATTACGAGCCGAACCAGTACGAGGACGCGCCGCGCCCAGATCCGTCGGTCACGGAGCCGCCGATGCGCATCGACGCCGAGGCCTACCGCCATCCGCAGGAGGTCACCGACGACGACTTTGTCCAGCCGCGCGCGCTTTATAAGGATGTCCTTTCGGACGACGAGCGCAAGCGCCTGCATCAGAACATGGCAGGCGCCATGGCGCCCTGTTCCGACAGTGTGAAGGAACGCTGGTACGCTGTGCTCGAACGTGTGCATCCGGACTATGCCAAGGGCGTCCGCGAGGCCGCGGAAAGCGCACCGGCGCTGCCCGTCACCCCTGACACGCCGATCAAGGCTGCGGAATAA
- a CDS encoding ammonium transporter: protein MVGADTAWIIVATALVLFMTLPGLALFYGGLVRARNVLSVFMHCYAIACLMSVAWFALGYSIAFGGDGMIWGGLDRAFLNGVTADTLSGTIPEVLFFAFQMTFAIITPALIVGAYVERIGFGFVLLFSLLWMLLCYAPVAHWIWGGGMLADGGIFGETGVKDFAGGIVVHETAGLAAILIAVFLGPRKDHSKPPHNPGFVMIGASMLWVGWFGFNGGSQLAADGGAAMAMTVTHISAAAASLSWALWEKIKFGKASLVGMVTGTIAGLASITPASGFVGPVEALIIGLVAGVLCQEAVNFVRNRLKIDDTLDVFAVHGVGGIFGTIMIATFGAGSWVAQLGSLLIVGVFTVVVTVLLIVVVRAITPLRVDVETEVNGLDLSVHGERAYDHVS, encoded by the coding sequence ATGGTCGGAGCGGATACCGCCTGGATCATCGTCGCCACGGCACTTGTGCTGTTCATGACATTGCCGGGGCTCGCCCTGTTCTACGGCGGGCTGGTACGCGCCCGCAACGTGCTCAGCGTCTTCATGCATTGCTACGCCATCGCCTGCCTGATGAGCGTGGCCTGGTTCGCGCTTGGCTATTCTATCGCTTTTGGCGGCGACGGCATGATCTGGGGCGGGCTCGACCGGGCGTTCCTGAACGGCGTGACCGCCGACACGCTGTCCGGCACGATCCCTGAAGTGCTGTTCTTCGCCTTCCAGATGACCTTTGCCATCATCACGCCCGCGCTTATCGTCGGCGCCTATGTGGAGCGGATCGGCTTCGGCTTCGTGCTGCTGTTCTCGCTCCTCTGGATGCTGCTGTGCTACGCCCCGGTGGCGCACTGGATCTGGGGCGGCGGCATGCTGGCCGACGGTGGCATCTTCGGTGAGACCGGCGTAAAGGACTTTGCCGGTGGGATCGTGGTGCACGAAACGGCGGGCCTTGCGGCCATTCTGATCGCCGTCTTCCTCGGCCCGCGCAAGGACCACTCGAAGCCGCCGCATAACCCGGGATTCGTCATGATCGGTGCGTCCATGCTGTGGGTCGGCTGGTTCGGCTTCAACGGCGGATCCCAACTCGCAGCCGACGGCGGCGCGGCGATGGCAATGACCGTGACGCATATCTCGGCGGCCGCGGCCTCGCTCAGTTGGGCGCTCTGGGAAAAGATCAAGTTTGGCAAGGCGAGCCTTGTGGGCATGGTCACCGGCACCATCGCGGGGCTGGCCTCCATCACGCCTGCATCGGGTTTCGTCGGCCCCGTCGAGGCTCTGATAATCGGTCTCGTTGCAGGTGTGCTCTGCCAGGAGGCGGTGAACTTCGTGCGCAATAGGCTGAAGATCGACGACACGCTCGATGTCTTTGCGGTGCACGGTGTCGGCGGCATCTTCGGCACGATCATGATCGCGACTTTCGGTGCGGGGTCTTGGGTTGCCCAGCTTGGGTCGCTGCTCATCGTCGGTGTCTTCACCGTTGTCGTGACGGTGCTTCTGATCGTGGTTGTCCGGGCGATCACCCCGCTGCGCGTCGACGTTGAGACGGAGGTCAACGGGCTCGACCTGTCAGTACACGGCGAACGCGCCTACGATCACGTCAGCTGA
- a CDS encoding bifunctional 2-C-methyl-D-erythritol 4-phosphate cytidylyltransferase/2-C-methyl-D-erythritol 2,4-cyclodiphosphate synthase: MRTAILIVAAGRGTRARGALPKQWQDVAGRPVARWTLEAMSGFGSLAMVIHPEDQARAEAVCAGLNVRLVQGGAERSTSVRNGLEALSGEGFDAVLIHDVARPCVPAETVQAVLDALQTAPAAAPSLAVTDALWTAEDGHVSGTRDRSGLFRAQTPQGFHFDGILAAHRAFAGVAADDVEVARAAGIEVRVTPGSERNIKITTPEDFSRASKVLRGTMDVRTGNGYDVHAFEEGDHVILCGVRIPHNRKLKGHSDADVGMHAVTDALYGALAEGDIGRHFPPSDPQWKGAASEIFLKHAVDLARTRGFRIGNVDLTLICERPKIGPHAAEMTKEMSRIMNLEPDRISIKATTSERLGFTGREEGIAAIATATLVSI, from the coding sequence ATGCGCACAGCAATCCTCATCGTTGCGGCCGGTCGCGGAACCCGTGCCAGGGGCGCACTGCCGAAGCAATGGCAGGACGTTGCGGGCCGTCCGGTGGCGCGCTGGACACTTGAGGCGATGTCGGGATTCGGTTCTTTGGCGATGGTCATCCATCCCGAAGATCAGGCCCGCGCCGAAGCGGTCTGCGCCGGGCTGAACGTCCGGCTGGTCCAGGGCGGCGCGGAACGGTCGACCTCTGTCCGCAATGGCCTGGAGGCGCTGAGCGGCGAAGGGTTCGACGCCGTTCTGATCCACGATGTGGCCCGCCCCTGTGTGCCCGCGGAGACCGTGCAAGCCGTGCTGGACGCGCTTCAGACGGCACCGGCGGCGGCACCCTCTCTTGCCGTCACCGATGCGCTCTGGACGGCCGAGGACGGCCATGTCAGCGGCACCCGTGACCGCAGCGGGCTTTTCCGCGCACAGACGCCTCAGGGGTTCCACTTCGACGGCATTCTTGCCGCGCATCGCGCGTTCGCGGGCGTGGCCGCCGACGATGTGGAGGTCGCCCGGGCCGCCGGTATCGAGGTTCGGGTCACCCCCGGCTCAGAACGCAATATCAAGATCACGACGCCAGAGGATTTCTCTCGCGCAAGCAAGGTGTTACGAGGAACCATGGATGTAAGGACCGGCAACGGATACGATGTGCACGCTTTCGAGGAGGGCGACCACGTCATCCTCTGCGGCGTACGTATTCCGCACAACCGAAAGTTGAAAGGCCATTCGGACGCCGACGTGGGCATGCACGCCGTGACGGACGCACTATACGGTGCGCTGGCCGAAGGCGACATCGGGCGCCATTTCCCGCCCAGCGATCCGCAGTGGAAAGGCGCCGCATCCGAGATATTCTTGAAACATGCCGTCGACCTTGCACGGACGCGCGGCTTCCGGATCGGCAACGTCGATCTGACGCTGATCTGCGAACGCCCGAAGATCGGCCCGCATGCCGCTGAAATGACAAAAGAAATGTCCCGGATCATGAACCTCGAACCTGACCGCATCTCGATCAAGGCGACCACCTCCGAACGGCTGGGGTTCACCGGTCGCGAAGAGGGAATCGCTGCCATCGCCACCGCGACGCTGGTGTCGATATGA
- the lipA gene encoding lipoyl synthase — protein MRDLKIPGERHPEKAHRADNAQPKKPSWIRVKAPGGQGYNETKRIMREHKLVTVCEEAGCPNAGECWNLGHATMMIMGEICTRGCTFCNVATGRPDALDVFEPGRVADAVQKLGLNHVVITSVDRDDLDDGGAEHFAQTIRAVRHRSPDTTIEILTPDFLKCGPDALETVVAAKPDVFNHNLETVPGLYPEVRPGARYFHSLRLLQRVKELDPGIFTKSGIMVGLGEEAQAVRQVMDDMRAADVDFLTIGQYLQPTPKHHRVARFVEPSEFAAYEKAAFGKGFLMVSATPLTRSSYHAGDDFARLRDARQAKLGRA, from the coding sequence ATGCGCGATCTGAAGATCCCCGGGGAGCGCCACCCCGAAAAGGCCCATCGGGCCGACAATGCCCAGCCGAAGAAACCCTCCTGGATTCGCGTCAAGGCGCCCGGCGGGCAGGGATACAACGAGACCAAGCGGATCATGCGCGAACACAAGCTGGTGACCGTCTGCGAGGAGGCCGGGTGCCCCAACGCGGGCGAGTGCTGGAACCTCGGGCATGCGACGATGATGATCATGGGCGAGATCTGTACCCGCGGCTGCACCTTCTGCAACGTGGCGACCGGCCGGCCCGACGCGCTCGACGTGTTCGAGCCGGGGCGCGTTGCGGATGCGGTACAGAAGCTGGGGCTAAACCACGTGGTCATCACCTCCGTCGACCGGGACGACCTGGACGACGGCGGGGCAGAGCACTTCGCCCAGACGATCCGCGCCGTGCGGCACCGTTCGCCCGATACCACCATCGAGATCCTGACCCCCGATTTCCTGAAGTGCGGGCCGGACGCGCTCGAAACCGTGGTCGCGGCAAAGCCGGACGTGTTCAACCACAACCTCGAAACCGTGCCGGGTCTCTACCCGGAGGTCCGTCCGGGCGCGCGCTACTTCCACTCCCTGCGGCTTTTGCAGCGTGTGAAGGAGCTGGATCCCGGCATATTCACCAAGTCGGGCATCATGGTCGGCCTCGGTGAAGAGGCACAGGCGGTGCGACAGGTCATGGACGACATGCGCGCGGCCGACGTGGATTTCCTGACCATCGGCCAGTATCTGCAGCCGACGCCAAAGCACCACCGCGTGGCCCGGTTCGTCGAACCTTCAGAGTTCGCGGCCTACGAGAAGGCGGCCTTCGGCAAGGGGTTCCTGATGGTCTCGGCCACGCCGCTCACGCGGTCGTCGTACCATGCGGGCGACGACTTTGCTCGGCTGCGCGATGCTCGGCAGGCGAAACTCGGTCGGGCCTGA
- a CDS encoding CinA family protein, with amino-acid sequence MKIAEHILEKAKETSRTVTAAESCTGGKVAAALTDVPGSSAIFERGFVTYSNLAKQEMLGVRAATLEAHGAVSEEVAREMAEGARRAARADVAVAISGIAGPGGSEFKPEGRVCYALADASGTRSETIEHGALGRDKVRNAATEHALAMLLAALS; translated from the coding sequence GTGAAGATCGCAGAGCACATCCTTGAAAAGGCGAAGGAAACCTCGAGGACCGTGACTGCAGCTGAAAGCTGTACGGGCGGCAAGGTGGCGGCGGCCCTCACCGATGTGCCGGGATCCTCGGCGATCTTCGAGCGCGGATTCGTCACATACTCCAACCTCGCCAAGCAGGAGATGCTCGGTGTCCGCGCCGCAACCTTGGAGGCGCATGGCGCAGTGTCGGAAGAGGTCGCGCGCGAAATGGCCGAGGGGGCGCGCCGGGCTGCCCGCGCGGACGTCGCCGTGGCCATTAGCGGCATCGCAGGTCCGGGCGGATCGGAGTTCAAGCCGGAAGGCCGGGTCTGTTACGCCCTCGCCGACGCCTCGGGCACGAGGTCAGAGACGATCGAACACGGTGCGCTCGGACGCGACAAGGTGCGGAACGCGGCGACGGAACACGCACTGGCGATGCTGCTGGCGGCGCTGTCCTGA
- the dusB gene encoding tRNA dihydrouridine synthase DusB translates to MVLSIGKRQIEPPVLLAPLAGITDLPFRTLVSRFGSGLVVSEMIASGEFLTARPGTREKAELGAQVENTSVQIAGREPEPMAEAARMVADMGARVIDINMGCPAKKVTGGWSGSALMRVPDHALRLIEAVVAAVDLPVTLKTRLGWDDADLNAPDLARRAEGAGIRMIVIHGRTRCQFYKGRADWAAIRAVKESVSIPVVANGDITDADTAQQALDLSGADGVMVGRGAQGAPWVLAEIASKLHGAPAPRIPEGEDLADLVAEHYEAMLDFYGPTLGNRVARKHLGWYMDRAGTPAALRKTVLTERDPARVLSHLREAVLTQDKDAA, encoded by the coding sequence TTGGTGCTTTCCATCGGAAAACGACAAATTGAACCGCCGGTGCTGCTCGCACCGCTGGCGGGAATCACGGATCTCCCGTTCCGGACTTTGGTGTCCCGGTTCGGGTCCGGACTCGTGGTTTCAGAGATGATCGCATCGGGTGAATTCCTGACGGCGAGACCCGGAACGCGGGAAAAGGCGGAGCTGGGCGCGCAGGTGGAAAACACCTCCGTGCAGATCGCCGGACGTGAGCCGGAGCCGATGGCCGAAGCCGCCCGGATGGTCGCGGACATGGGCGCCCGGGTGATCGACATCAACATGGGTTGCCCGGCCAAGAAGGTGACGGGCGGATGGTCTGGCTCGGCGCTGATGCGGGTGCCCGACCACGCCCTGCGGCTGATCGAGGCGGTAGTGGCCGCGGTCGATCTGCCGGTGACGCTGAAGACTCGGCTGGGCTGGGACGACGCCGACCTGAACGCGCCCGACCTCGCACGGCGGGCCGAGGGCGCGGGCATCCGGATGATCGTGATCCACGGCCGGACCCGTTGCCAGTTCTACAAGGGCCGCGCCGACTGGGCGGCGATCCGCGCTGTGAAGGAGTCGGTGTCGATCCCTGTCGTCGCCAACGGAGACATCACCGATGCGGACACGGCGCAGCAAGCGCTCGACCTTTCCGGCGCGGACGGCGTGATGGTCGGTCGCGGCGCGCAGGGCGCACCGTGGGTTCTGGCCGAGATCGCCTCAAAGTTGCATGGCGCACCGGCGCCGCGGATCCCCGAAGGCGAGGACCTGGCCGATCTGGTCGCCGAACACTACGAGGCGATGCTCGACTTCTATGGGCCCACGCTGGGCAACCGCGTCGCACGCAAGCACCTCGGCTGGTACATGGATCGCGCGGGCACGCCGG